A window from Acidobacteriota bacterium encodes these proteins:
- a CDS encoding deoxynucleoside kinase yields the protein MLARATCWGSKPVAILRAIVDARYLAIEGPPGVGKALLAERLAQRLDATLVTDDGENPFAGDRRARGSGAAFQAQLFHLLARHRQQETLRQGDLFSQTTVCDYLFDKDRIFAYLTLDDNELFIYQRLYDLLTRDLPTPDVVVYLQCPTDRLRKHLRDRARRLADRRAADDEARIGELNDAFNHFFFHYTSAPLLVVETSSLGLDWHDEDVEDLLRQIEHMQQGTQYYVPRQR from the coding sequence ATGCTAGCACGCGCGACTTGCTGGGGTTCGAAGCCCGTCGCTATACTGCGCGCCATCGTGGACGCGCGCTACCTCGCGATCGAGGGCCCTCCGGGCGTCGGCAAAGCCCTCCTCGCGGAACGTCTCGCGCAGCGCCTCGACGCGACGCTGGTCACCGACGATGGGGAGAATCCGTTTGCAGGCGACCGTCGCGCACGCGGCAGCGGCGCGGCGTTCCAGGCGCAGCTCTTCCATCTGCTCGCGCGCCATCGCCAGCAGGAAACCCTGCGGCAGGGCGACCTCTTCAGCCAGACCACCGTCTGCGACTACCTGTTCGACAAGGACAGGATTTTCGCGTACCTGACGCTGGACGACAACGAGCTCTTCATCTATCAACGCCTGTACGACCTGCTCACCAGGGATCTCCCGACGCCCGACGTCGTCGTCTATCTGCAGTGCCCGACAGACAGGCTGCGCAAGCACCTGCGTGACAGGGCCCGCCGACTCGCCGATCGTCGCGCAGCCGATGACGAAGCGCGAATCGGTGAGTTGAACGACGCCTTCAACCACTTCTTCTTCCACTACACCAGCGCTCCACTGCTCGTCGTCGAGACCTCGTCGCTCGGGCTCGACTGGCACGACGAAGACGTCGAAGACCTGCTCCGACAGATCGAGCACATGCAGCAGGGCACCCAGTACTACGTCCCGCGGCAGCGTTGA